The proteins below are encoded in one region of bacterium:
- a CDS encoding LptF/LptG family permease — MKLLDRLILVEFIGPFIFGVALFTALLTSTVYLFGLTDYFVQGASVLLVLQLMLLYLPGMIAWTFPMSSLLAVLLGFGRLSSDSELIAVLASGINFWRVVAPVATAGLVISGVALLFSEEIVPRSSQEAAKLKATIVQQIGRSHEPVFMRKVNDGKLAETVVADSMNFERNIMYRVTVTRYDPKTGEPSLVVFANTAIYDKGDWRYRDVKAVDSPLDKSIRSQIESGSLIVKNNLDIKKTPQQIVMDMVPAENLGSRQILQRIENEKREKKDNVLGLQVEYYNKFAVPLSSIVFCLVATPLGIRNPRRGGVAIGWVATIGIIISYWVLMRFMGVLGSGGAIAPWFAAFGPDMFGISIAIILLMKRSH, encoded by the coding sequence ATGAAGTTATTGGATCGTTTGATCCTTGTTGAATTCATAGGGCCATTTATATTCGGGGTAGCGCTTTTTACCGCGCTTCTTACCTCGACTGTTTATCTTTTCGGCCTGACAGACTATTTCGTTCAAGGCGCCTCGGTATTGTTGGTGCTGCAATTGATGTTGTTGTATCTACCGGGAATGATCGCTTGGACTTTCCCGATGTCATCTTTATTGGCGGTGCTGCTGGGTTTTGGGCGTCTGTCATCCGATAGTGAACTTATCGCCGTATTAGCTTCCGGCATCAATTTCTGGCGAGTGGTAGCTCCAGTTGCAACTGCAGGCCTAGTTATCAGCGGAGTAGCGTTGTTGTTTTCAGAAGAGATTGTGCCCAGAAGCTCTCAAGAGGCTGCAAAACTGAAAGCAACCATTGTCCAGCAAATCGGTCGAAGTCACGAACCGGTTTTCATGCGAAAAGTTAATGACGGGAAACTTGCCGAAACTGTCGTAGCCGACTCGATGAACTTCGAGCGCAACATCATGTACCGAGTTACTGTAACTAGGTATGATCCAAAAACAGGCGAACCGTCTTTAGTCGTCTTTGCGAACACCGCGATTTATGACAAAGGGGATTGGCGTTACCGAGATGTAAAAGCCGTAGATAGTCCGCTAGATAAAAGCATTCGCTCTCAAATCGAAAGCGGCAGCCTAATTGTTAAAAATAACCTTGATATTAAAAAAACACCACAGCAAATCGTCATGGACATGGTGCCCGCTGAGAACCTTGGTTCACGTCAGATTTTGCAGCGTATTGAGAACGAAAAAAGAGAAAAGAAAGATAATGTTCTCGGCCTTCAGGTTGAATACTATAATAAGTTTGCGGTGCCGTTATCCAGCATCGTTTTTTGCCTTGTAGCGACGCCATTAGGAATAAGAAATCCTCGTCGAGGAGGTGTCGCGATTGGATGGGTTGCCACGATTGGCATTATCATTAGCTATTGGGTTTTGATGCGCTTCATGGGAGTGTTGGGAAGCGGAGGCGCGATTGCTCCCTGGTTTGCGGCATTTGGCCCGGATATGTTCGGGATTTCAATCGCAATTATCCTCCTTATGAAGCGTTCTCATTAA